The following are from one region of the Strix uralensis isolate ZFMK-TIS-50842 chromosome 4, bStrUra1, whole genome shotgun sequence genome:
- the PPP2R3C gene encoding serine/threonine-protein phosphatase 2A regulatory subunit B'' subunit gamma isoform X3: protein MELFTKYYMEWKGGRKSGNTSYTNIPRFYYRLPAEDEILLQKLREESRAVFLQRKSRELLDNEELQNLWFLLDKHQTSPMVGEEAMINYENFLKVGEKAGSKCKQFFTAKIFAKLLHNDPYGRISIMQFFNYVMRKVWLHQTRIGLSLYDVAGQGYLRESDLENYILELIPTLPQLDGLEKSFYSFYVCTAVRKFFFFLDPLRTGKIKIQDILACSFLDDLLELRDEELSKESQETNWFSAPSALRVYGQYLNLDKDHNGMLSKEELSRYGTGTLTNIFLDRVFQECLTYDGEMDYKTYLDFVLALENRKEPAALQYIFKLLDIENKGYLNVFSLNYFFRAIQEQMKIHGQEPVSFQDVKDEIFDMVKPKDPYKISLQDLINSSQGDTVTSILIDLNGFWTYENREVLVASDNDNTADVDDT, encoded by the exons atggaatTGTTCACAAAATATTACATGGaatggaaaggaggaagaaaaagtggCAATACATCGTATACAAACATACCACGATTTTATTACAGG CTGCCAGCTGAAGATGAAATCTTGCTTCAGAAATTAAGAGAAGAATCTAGagcagtttttctgcaaagaaaaagtaGAGAGCTGTTGGATAATGAAGAACTGCAg AATCTGTGGTTTCTACTGGACAAACATCAGACATCACCAATGGTTGGGGAAGAAGCAATGATCAACTATGAGAACTTCTTGAAAGTTGGTGAAAAAGCTGGATCTAAATGCAA GCAGTTCTTCACAGCCAAGATCTTTGCTAAATTGCTCCATAATGATCCTTATGGGAGGATATCTATCATGCAGTTTTTCAATTATGTCATGCGAAAAG tatgGCTTCATCAGACGAGAATAGGTCTCAGTTTATATGATGTGGCAGGACAAGGCTACCTCAGAGAATCA GATTTAGAAAACTATATTTTGGAACTTATCCCTACTTTGCCACAACTGGATGgtttagaaaaatctttttactCCTTCTATGTCTGCACAGCAGTTAGAAAGTTCTTCTTCTTTCTGGATCCTCTCAGAACAG GAAAGATAAAGATACAGGATATTTTAGCTTGCAGCTTCCTGGATGACTTACTGGAG TTAAGGGATGAAGAACTTTCTAAAGAAAGTCAGGAAACAAATTGGTTTTCTGCTCCTTCTGCATTAAGAGTTTATG GCCAGTACTTAAACCTTGATAAAGATCACAATGGGATGCTCAGCAAAGAAGAACTGTCCCGGTATGGAACAGGGACTCTGACCAACATATTTTTGGATCGTGTCTTTCAGGAATGCTTAACTTATGATGGTGAAATG GACTATAAAACCTACTTGGACTTTGTGCTTGcattagaaaacagaaaggagCCTGCAGCTCTGCAATATATTTTCAAACTGCTTGATATAGAGAACAAAGGATACCTGAATGTCTTTTCCCTTAATTATTTCTTTAGG gCTATTCAGGAACAAATGAAAATCCATGGACAAGAACCAGTTTCTTTTCAGGATGTCAAG GATGAAATCTTTGATATGGTGAAGCCTAAGGATCCTTACAAAATCTCCCTTCAAGACTTAATCAATAGCAGTCAAGGAGACACTGTTACCAGCATTCTAATTGATCTGAATGGGTTCTGGACATACGAGAACAGAGAGGTCCTTGTGGCAAGTGATAATGACAACACTGCTGATGTTGATGATACGTGA
- the PPP2R3C gene encoding serine/threonine-protein phosphatase 2A regulatory subunit B'' subunit gamma isoform X2, translating to MRLGPAGRSAAAVTWRRVAAAGAMDWKRSLRGRLAARRAPKKSEQELKDEEMELFTKYYMEWKGGRKSGNTSYTNIPRFYYRLPAEDEILLQKLREESRAVFLQRKSRELLDNEELQNLWFLLDKHQTSPMVGEEAMINYENFLKVGEKAGSKCKQFFTAKIFAKLLHNDPYGRISIMQFFNYVMRKVWLHQTRIGLSLYDVAGQGYLRESDLENYILELIPTLPQLDGLEKSFYSFYVCTAVRKFFFFLDPLRTGKIKIQDILACSFLDDLLELRDEELSKESQETNWFSAPSALRVYGQYLNLDKDHNGMLSKEELSRYGTGTLTNIFLDRVFQECLTYDGEMAIQEQMKIHGQEPVSFQDVKDEIFDMVKPKDPYKISLQDLINSSQGDTVTSILIDLNGFWTYENREVLVASDNDNTADVDDT from the exons ATGCGCCTGGGGCCGGCCGGCCGGAGCGCGGCGGCGGTCACGTGGCGCCGGGTGGCTGCCGCGGGGGCCATGGACTGGAAGCGGAGCCTGCGGGGCCGCCtggccgcccgccgcgccc CCAAAAAGAGCGAACAAGAgctaaaagatgaagaaatggaatTGTTCACAAAATATTACATGGaatggaaaggaggaagaaaaagtggCAATACATCGTATACAAACATACCACGATTTTATTACAGG CTGCCAGCTGAAGATGAAATCTTGCTTCAGAAATTAAGAGAAGAATCTAGagcagtttttctgcaaagaaaaagtaGAGAGCTGTTGGATAATGAAGAACTGCAg AATCTGTGGTTTCTACTGGACAAACATCAGACATCACCAATGGTTGGGGAAGAAGCAATGATCAACTATGAGAACTTCTTGAAAGTTGGTGAAAAAGCTGGATCTAAATGCAA GCAGTTCTTCACAGCCAAGATCTTTGCTAAATTGCTCCATAATGATCCTTATGGGAGGATATCTATCATGCAGTTTTTCAATTATGTCATGCGAAAAG tatgGCTTCATCAGACGAGAATAGGTCTCAGTTTATATGATGTGGCAGGACAAGGCTACCTCAGAGAATCA GATTTAGAAAACTATATTTTGGAACTTATCCCTACTTTGCCACAACTGGATGgtttagaaaaatctttttactCCTTCTATGTCTGCACAGCAGTTAGAAAGTTCTTCTTCTTTCTGGATCCTCTCAGAACAG GAAAGATAAAGATACAGGATATTTTAGCTTGCAGCTTCCTGGATGACTTACTGGAG TTAAGGGATGAAGAACTTTCTAAAGAAAGTCAGGAAACAAATTGGTTTTCTGCTCCTTCTGCATTAAGAGTTTATG GCCAGTACTTAAACCTTGATAAAGATCACAATGGGATGCTCAGCAAAGAAGAACTGTCCCGGTATGGAACAGGGACTCTGACCAACATATTTTTGGATCGTGTCTTTCAGGAATGCTTAACTTATGATGGTGAAATG gCTATTCAGGAACAAATGAAAATCCATGGACAAGAACCAGTTTCTTTTCAGGATGTCAAG GATGAAATCTTTGATATGGTGAAGCCTAAGGATCCTTACAAAATCTCCCTTCAAGACTTAATCAATAGCAGTCAAGGAGACACTGTTACCAGCATTCTAATTGATCTGAATGGGTTCTGGACATACGAGAACAGAGAGGTCCTTGTGGCAAGTGATAATGACAACACTGCTGATGTTGATGATACGTGA
- the PPP2R3C gene encoding serine/threonine-protein phosphatase 2A regulatory subunit B'' subunit gamma isoform X4 — MVGEEAMINYENFLKVGEKAGSKCKQFFTAKIFAKLLHNDPYGRISIMQFFNYVMRKVWLHQTRIGLSLYDVAGQGYLRESDLENYILELIPTLPQLDGLEKSFYSFYVCTAVRKFFFFLDPLRTGKIKIQDILACSFLDDLLELRDEELSKESQETNWFSAPSALRVYGQYLNLDKDHNGMLSKEELSRYGTGTLTNIFLDRVFQECLTYDGEMDYKTYLDFVLALENRKEPAALQYIFKLLDIENKGYLNVFSLNYFFRAIQEQMKIHGQEPVSFQDVKDEIFDMVKPKDPYKISLQDLINSSQGDTVTSILIDLNGFWTYENREVLVASDNDNTADVDDT; from the exons ATGGTTGGGGAAGAAGCAATGATCAACTATGAGAACTTCTTGAAAGTTGGTGAAAAAGCTGGATCTAAATGCAA GCAGTTCTTCACAGCCAAGATCTTTGCTAAATTGCTCCATAATGATCCTTATGGGAGGATATCTATCATGCAGTTTTTCAATTATGTCATGCGAAAAG tatgGCTTCATCAGACGAGAATAGGTCTCAGTTTATATGATGTGGCAGGACAAGGCTACCTCAGAGAATCA GATTTAGAAAACTATATTTTGGAACTTATCCCTACTTTGCCACAACTGGATGgtttagaaaaatctttttactCCTTCTATGTCTGCACAGCAGTTAGAAAGTTCTTCTTCTTTCTGGATCCTCTCAGAACAG GAAAGATAAAGATACAGGATATTTTAGCTTGCAGCTTCCTGGATGACTTACTGGAG TTAAGGGATGAAGAACTTTCTAAAGAAAGTCAGGAAACAAATTGGTTTTCTGCTCCTTCTGCATTAAGAGTTTATG GCCAGTACTTAAACCTTGATAAAGATCACAATGGGATGCTCAGCAAAGAAGAACTGTCCCGGTATGGAACAGGGACTCTGACCAACATATTTTTGGATCGTGTCTTTCAGGAATGCTTAACTTATGATGGTGAAATG GACTATAAAACCTACTTGGACTTTGTGCTTGcattagaaaacagaaaggagCCTGCAGCTCTGCAATATATTTTCAAACTGCTTGATATAGAGAACAAAGGATACCTGAATGTCTTTTCCCTTAATTATTTCTTTAGG gCTATTCAGGAACAAATGAAAATCCATGGACAAGAACCAGTTTCTTTTCAGGATGTCAAG GATGAAATCTTTGATATGGTGAAGCCTAAGGATCCTTACAAAATCTCCCTTCAAGACTTAATCAATAGCAGTCAAGGAGACACTGTTACCAGCATTCTAATTGATCTGAATGGGTTCTGGACATACGAGAACAGAGAGGTCCTTGTGGCAAGTGATAATGACAACACTGCTGATGTTGATGATACGTGA
- the PPP2R3C gene encoding serine/threonine-protein phosphatase 2A regulatory subunit B'' subunit gamma isoform X1: protein MRLGPAGRSAAAVTWRRVAAAGAMDWKRSLRGRLAARRAPKKSEQELKDEEMELFTKYYMEWKGGRKSGNTSYTNIPRFYYRLPAEDEILLQKLREESRAVFLQRKSRELLDNEELQNLWFLLDKHQTSPMVGEEAMINYENFLKVGEKAGSKCKQFFTAKIFAKLLHNDPYGRISIMQFFNYVMRKVWLHQTRIGLSLYDVAGQGYLRESDLENYILELIPTLPQLDGLEKSFYSFYVCTAVRKFFFFLDPLRTGKIKIQDILACSFLDDLLELRDEELSKESQETNWFSAPSALRVYGQYLNLDKDHNGMLSKEELSRYGTGTLTNIFLDRVFQECLTYDGEMDYKTYLDFVLALENRKEPAALQYIFKLLDIENKGYLNVFSLNYFFRAIQEQMKIHGQEPVSFQDVKDEIFDMVKPKDPYKISLQDLINSSQGDTVTSILIDLNGFWTYENREVLVASDNDNTADVDDT, encoded by the exons ATGCGCCTGGGGCCGGCCGGCCGGAGCGCGGCGGCGGTCACGTGGCGCCGGGTGGCTGCCGCGGGGGCCATGGACTGGAAGCGGAGCCTGCGGGGCCGCCtggccgcccgccgcgccc CCAAAAAGAGCGAACAAGAgctaaaagatgaagaaatggaatTGTTCACAAAATATTACATGGaatggaaaggaggaagaaaaagtggCAATACATCGTATACAAACATACCACGATTTTATTACAGG CTGCCAGCTGAAGATGAAATCTTGCTTCAGAAATTAAGAGAAGAATCTAGagcagtttttctgcaaagaaaaagtaGAGAGCTGTTGGATAATGAAGAACTGCAg AATCTGTGGTTTCTACTGGACAAACATCAGACATCACCAATGGTTGGGGAAGAAGCAATGATCAACTATGAGAACTTCTTGAAAGTTGGTGAAAAAGCTGGATCTAAATGCAA GCAGTTCTTCACAGCCAAGATCTTTGCTAAATTGCTCCATAATGATCCTTATGGGAGGATATCTATCATGCAGTTTTTCAATTATGTCATGCGAAAAG tatgGCTTCATCAGACGAGAATAGGTCTCAGTTTATATGATGTGGCAGGACAAGGCTACCTCAGAGAATCA GATTTAGAAAACTATATTTTGGAACTTATCCCTACTTTGCCACAACTGGATGgtttagaaaaatctttttactCCTTCTATGTCTGCACAGCAGTTAGAAAGTTCTTCTTCTTTCTGGATCCTCTCAGAACAG GAAAGATAAAGATACAGGATATTTTAGCTTGCAGCTTCCTGGATGACTTACTGGAG TTAAGGGATGAAGAACTTTCTAAAGAAAGTCAGGAAACAAATTGGTTTTCTGCTCCTTCTGCATTAAGAGTTTATG GCCAGTACTTAAACCTTGATAAAGATCACAATGGGATGCTCAGCAAAGAAGAACTGTCCCGGTATGGAACAGGGACTCTGACCAACATATTTTTGGATCGTGTCTTTCAGGAATGCTTAACTTATGATGGTGAAATG GACTATAAAACCTACTTGGACTTTGTGCTTGcattagaaaacagaaaggagCCTGCAGCTCTGCAATATATTTTCAAACTGCTTGATATAGAGAACAAAGGATACCTGAATGTCTTTTCCCTTAATTATTTCTTTAGG gCTATTCAGGAACAAATGAAAATCCATGGACAAGAACCAGTTTCTTTTCAGGATGTCAAG GATGAAATCTTTGATATGGTGAAGCCTAAGGATCCTTACAAAATCTCCCTTCAAGACTTAATCAATAGCAGTCAAGGAGACACTGTTACCAGCATTCTAATTGATCTGAATGGGTTCTGGACATACGAGAACAGAGAGGTCCTTGTGGCAAGTGATAATGACAACACTGCTGATGTTGATGATACGTGA